The DNA window GCCCGGATTGTAAGAAGATCCTCGGAGAGCACGATCATATCCGCCAGTTTTCCAGGCACAATCGAGCCTTTTATATGATCTTCAAAGGAAGCATACGCAGATGTAAGGGTGTATGCTTCAATTGCCTCCTCAACGGTTATTTTTTGTTCGGGGAACCAGCCGTCGGGATTAGCGCCGTCGGTGGTTCGCCGGGTAACAGCAGCATCGATGCCGAGAATCGGATTCAGCGGGGCAACCGTCCAGTCGGAGCCGAAGCACATCT is part of the candidate division KSB1 bacterium genome and encodes:
- a CDS encoding amidohydrolase family protein, with the protein product YHAIDDGRWAEKRIGHERCKTTYPFRTFLDSGVKMCFGSDWTVAPLNPILGIDAAVTRRTTDGANPDGWFPEQKITVEEAIEAYTLTSAYASFEDHIKGSIVPGKLADMIVLSEDLLTIRANNIRNVEVLYTIVGGKLVYAKK